One Pyrus communis chromosome 13, drPyrComm1.1, whole genome shotgun sequence genomic window carries:
- the LOC137712344 gene encoding LOW QUALITY PROTEIN: uncharacterized protein (The sequence of the model RefSeq protein was modified relative to this genomic sequence to represent the inferred CDS: deleted 2 bases in 1 codon; substituted 1 base at 1 genomic stop codon) translates to MNCKDQNLKHPFFYWCSTDLQGRDAVLSFDMGEEAFHSIPAPYESFERCGCYNSLAGWNESVSLFSYQMELDSGRYGYVFDIWVMDNSSDQVKXSRWSAKLLTIKSVPRFECLLTFWKSNELLMATITGRVVSYNLGTRKLKYLPIDGFNVDKVLIQAVVYVKSIVSVTRGNKKLKRIERNRLNISKMFQKVAKV, encoded by the exons ATGAATTGTAAGGACCAAAATCTAAAGCACCCATTTTTTTACTGGTGTTCTACAGATTTACAAGGTAGGGATGCTGTCCTGTCGTTCGACATGGGTGAGGAGGCGTTTCATAGTATACCGGCTCCATATGAAAGCTTTGAGAGATGTGGATGCTACAACAGCCTTGCAGGGTGGAATGAATCCGTCTCGCTGTTTTCATATCAGATGGAATTAGATAGTGGAAGGTATGGGTATGTATTTGATATATGGGTGATGGACAACTCTAGTGACCAGGTGAAA TAAAGTAGATGGAGTGCGAAACTCTTAACGATCAAATCTGTACCGAGATTTGAGTGTCTGTTGACATTTTGGAAGAGCAACGAGCTTCTTATGGCAACCATCACGGGACGTGTTGTCTCCTACAACCTAGGCACACGAAAGCTCAAATACCTTCCTATTGACGGGTTTAATGTCGATAAAGTACTTATTCAAGCTGTTGTTTACGTAAAAAGCATTGTTTCTGTGACGAGAGGCAACAAGAAGCTTAAGCGCATAGAGCGAAACAGATTGAATATCTCCAAGATGTTCCAAAAGGTAGCCAAAGTATGA